One Lachancea thermotolerans CBS 6340 chromosome F complete sequence DNA window includes the following coding sequences:
- the GRR1 gene encoding SCF ubiquitin ligase complex subunit GRR1 (similar to uniprot|P24814 Saccharomyces cerevisiae YJR090C GRR1 F-box protein component of the SCF ubiquitin-ligase complex required for Cln1p and Cln2p degradation involved in carbon catabolite repression glucose-dependent divalent cation transport high-affinity glucose transport and morphogenesis), whose protein sequence is MSSGLPASWFTPQLPARGGTGHQERERLNQEHRERISRISQNEHALRDAFQLRGEEWANVPNPMASSRETHRFTTRTSDTPSVIGDGGATHGDLKAVSEGASSEEDVQMSGTEEALNARLIQKFEEQAQGKLNECIKVIEGRRDVLLHSFESDNTLLQQLQSGNREATDPDFISSINRLQRIRLRAIEMETLQLQRVKLYFKSRLSEFKVLVRNHMLAKANGEHTENPLKVCKNMFKDLNPHLASGMKLALASKNDEPGQVSLMSLKDRLPHALYQAPAASKKFPLRHLPSEILGLVLDRLSQKAEIVKLLSVCKSWAEIIVKLLYYRPHINKKSQLDLFMNTMRKPASETVFNYRAMIKRLNFSFVGDYMTDEQLILFVGCPNLERLTLVFCKHITSSSISAVLHGCKYLQSVDITGIKEVSDSIFNTLAFQCQRVQGFYVPQARDVSFAALHTFVTHAPLLKRVKITANVNMNDDLVSLLATLCPLLVEVDITSSPNVHDESLVRLFCQLTQLREFRITHNSNITDKLMKGLSQTVNHLPALRLVDLCDCENITDKSVELLVSLAPKLRNVFLGKCSRITDNSLVHLSRLGKNLQTIHFGHCFNLTDNGVRVLIQSCPRIQYVDFACCTNLTNRTLYELADLTKLKRIGLVKCSQMTDEGLLNMMALRGRNDTLERVHLSYCSNLTIYPIYELLMACPKLSHLSLTAVPSFLRSDITAFCRAAPSDFSENQRQIFCVFSGKGVHKLRHYLMSLTAPTNGPQSNVREVLTNFIVLKNLIKDGEDLEAGLRRVANELNQETPAILAATQSLTPLNALNNNDFAFQNINFERLDDVFFSLQRVPQDRILNEQDVDRLFPLIDEGFCEDPDSEQFAGRDGCVAPEASEDLNCELAQMVRKFHDLQERVCDFEVNVASMVRVQFQFAGALLNEMTHIYFQMVDLNRCISQIQTRVYDMGDEKNLKGLTIWRIIWQEKFEHMLEKYELTTVVLRLYLRDNVAALTRQRELFLARQRATLEASDRQERDPESPLPQTDIVAWNSDPDDRGNPWRRFEVPNEMRLIQFGLRGIPVPSNELPSVQTFFPNNIGPADTSPDEDEYLEDA, encoded by the coding sequence ATGAGTAGCGGGTTACCAGCTAGCTGGTTTACACCACAACTTCCCGCCCGCGGAGGAACAGGCCACCAAGAACGGGAGAGGCTGAATCAGGAGCATCGGGAGAGAATTTCTAGAATTTCACAGAACGAGCATGCGCTGAGAGACGCTTTTCAGTTACGGGGAGAGGAATGGGCCAATGTTCCCAATCCAATGGCCTCAAGCCGCGAAACGCATAGGTTCACTACCAGAACTTCCGACACTCCGTCAGTCATTGGAGACGGGGGCGCGACGCATGGTGACCTTAAGGCCGTCTCTGAGGGCGCCAGCTCGGAAGAAGACGTACAGATGTCTGGAACAGAGGAGGCGCTCAATGCTAGActcattcaaaaattcGAAGAGCAGGCTCAAGGAAAGTTGAATGAATGTATCAAAGTGATCGAGGGGAGGAGAGACGTGTTGCTTCACTCCTTTGAGTCAGATAACACATTACTTCAGCAGCTACAGAGCGGAAATCGGGAGGCTACAGACCCTGACTTTATCTCCAGTATAAATAGGCTGCAGAGAATCCGATTGCGTGCGATTGAGATGGAAACGTTACAACTACAAAGAGTTAAGCTATACTTCAAATCCAGGTTGTCAGAGTTCAAAGTCCTTGTTCGCAACCACATGCTGGCTAAAGCAAATGGCGAACACACCGAAAACCCTTTAAAGGTTTGCAAGAATatgttcaaagatttgaatCCGCATTTGGCTTCAGGCATGAAACTGGCCTTGGCAAGCAAAAATGATGAGCCAGGCCAGGTAAGTTTAATGAGCTTAAAGGATCGTCTTCCGCACGCTCTGTATCAAGCGCCTGCTGCCTCCAAGAAATTCCCACTGAGGCATTTGCCCTCCGAGATTTTAGGTCTTGTTCTCGACAGACTCTCTCAAAAGGCGGAGATAGTTAAGCTATTGTCAGTCTGCAAGTCATGGGCCGAAATAATAGTCAAGTTGCTATACTACAGGCCCCAtatcaacaagaagtctCAACTCGATCTCTTTATGAACACAATGAGGAAGCCAGCCAGTGAAACAGTTTTTAATTACCGGGCTATGATCAAAAGACTCAATTTCTCATTCGTTGGCGATTACATGACCGATGAGCAGCTaattctttttgttggctGCCCTAATCTTGAAAGGCTGACACTCGTCTTTTGCAAACATATTACGAGCTCCTCTATATCTGCGGTTCTACACGGTTGCAAATACCTTCAAAGCGTTGACATAACAGGCATAAAAGAGGTATCTGATAGTATTTTCAATACCCTGGCTTTCCAATGTCAACGAGTGCAAGGCTTTTACGTTCCACAAGCAAGGGATGTATCCTTCGCTGCATTGCATACTTTTGTTACACATGCTCCACTGCTGAAGAGGGTCAAGATAACTGCAAACGTTAACATGAATGACGATCTTGTCTCACTTTTGGCTACGTTATGTCcgcttcttgttgaagtgGATATAACATCCTCACCAAATGTTCATGACGAAAGCCTCGTTAGGCTTTTTTGTCAACTAACGCAGCTTCGCGAGTTCAGAATAACTCATAATTCCAATATCACAGATAAGCTTATGAAGGGACTGTCTCAAACTGTCAACCATCTGCCCGCCTTAAGATTGGTGGATTTGTGTGATTGTGAAAACATTACCGACAAAAGCGTTGAATTACTGGTCTCGCTTGCCCCAAAACTTAGAAATGTGTTTCTGGGAAAGTGCAGCAGAATTACGGACAATTCTTTAGTTCATCTCTCTCGCTTAGGCAAGAACCTACAGACTATTCATTTTGGACATTGCTTTAACTTAACGGATAATGGTGTGAGGGTGCTTATTCAGTCGTGTCCTAGAATTCAATACGTGGACTTCGCTTGCTGCACAAATTTGACAAACCGCACGCTTTACGAACTAGCTGACTTGAcgaagctgaaaagaaTAGGCCTAGTGAAGTGCTCACAAATGACAGACGAAGGTCTACTAAACATGATGGCGCTTCGTGGGCGAAACGATACACTCGAGAGGGTCCATCTTTCTTACTGCTCAAATCTCACAATTTACCCCATTTATGAGCTATTAATGGCTTGTCCAAAATTGTCGCATCTCTCGCTTACAGCTGTGCCCTCATTTTTACGCTCTGACATTACCGCTTTCTGTCGAGCAGCTCCATCAGACTTCAGCGAGAACCAGAGGCAAATTTTTTGTGTCTTTTCAGGGAAGGGTGTACACAAGTTAAGACACTATTTGATGAGTTTGACTGCACCAACGAATGGCCCTCAAAGTAACGTTCGAGAGGTTTTGACAAATTTTATTGTGCTGAAAAACCTTATCAAAGATGGTGAAGATCTCGAAGCGGGATTACGAAGGGTCGCTAATGAACTCAATCAAGAAACCCCTGCAATCTTAGCAGCAACGCAGAGTCTCACCCCACTTAATGCGTTGAACAACAATGATTTTGCTTTCCAGAATATAAATTTCGAGCGACTGGACGACGTGTTTTTCTCTTTGCAACGTGTGCCACAAGATAGGATTTTGAATGAACAGGATGTTGATAGGCTCTTCCCATTGATTGATGAGGGGTTCTGTGAAGATCCAGATTCAGAACAGTTTGCAGGCAGAGACGGATGTGTGGCACCGGAGGCATCAGAGGATTTGAATTGTGAGCTTGCCCAAATGGTTCGTAAATTTCACGATTTGCAGGAACGGGTATGCGACTTTGAGGTTAATGTCGCCAGCATGGTGAGGGTTCAGTTTCAATTTGCTGGTGCATTGCTCAATGAAATGACGCATATTTACTTCCAGATGGTTGACCTCAATCGTTGTATCTCGCAAATTCAAACTAGAGTTTACGACATGGGAGACGAAAAGAACCTGAAAGGACTAACAATTTGGCGCATCATATGGcaagaaaaatttgagcaCATGCTAGAAAAATATGAACTTACTACGGTTGTTTTGAGACTTTATCTTAGAGATAATGTCGCGGCACTTACAAGGCAACGCGAGCTGTTCCTAGCCAGACAAAGGGCAACTCTCGAAGCTTCAGATAGACAGGAAAGAGACCCTGAGTCCCCACTTCCGCAAACTGACATCGTTGCATGGAATTCCGATCCTGATGACAGAGGCAATCCTTGGAGAAGATTTGAGGTTCCCAACGAAATGCGGCTAATACAGTTTGGATTGCGTGGCATCCCAGTACCTTCTAACGAGCTCCCATCAGTCCAAACTTTTTTTCCAAACAACATAGGTCCTGCTGACACTTCGCCggatgaagatgaataTCTAGAGGACGCGTAA
- the BIR1 gene encoding survivin (weakly similar to uniprot|P47134 Saccharomyces cerevisiae YJR089W BIR1 Protein involved in cell cycle regulation and chromosome segregation contains BIR (Baculovirus Inhibitor of apoptosis Repeat) domain) — MSSAFHRYRDRHESFCRVFNVQGKRCTWPYRVIPAKAMAQLGFEYQPTFIGEALCRDYVSCCYCGLNTYNFHECRAKALTLTLSKVLEKHLKLSPGCLNSALKLVLMRSYYKAKPIDWSMEAPFSDPHSEDMISLRQWTFNEGWSHSEQPGLSAESMAKAGLLRYDLGLPSSELQEDHNDTTYCVYCSKIIGSWEVGDDPIWEHFVCCNGGNCHFFETMPNQLLLESLKAKLMNSSLSTDVNTPPSLDYYEMFGSLLKRFEEQTTVEESVIKRGRPRSSHINELPHEPRKRGRPKKQRIVGEGDHENSTEGAPQSTEKEVVVKRKRGRPKKIIDESSAEIKPKRPRGRPKKDAPIPITQSIELPKVSEDLLSQGDPEGTNILEPFADKEQSNLSENLPKGSSSLNSDFAQREISAPPFAGKESSTSPRRRIKLRTNSKTPMLAEDELNESDTNSTKSIIVNFKSRSPQKEDTARNPIIDDSFDAFSFSAHGNSEFIIPENAFQLHLNKKGSSAEKFPSTPVKQALISEGSVEMKNPSGSHGKSSSGILDKIDMDVEISDSSDDSPGRNSSKSEGSSPIHTPVHRTEESPGKSSFKGGKFSSAGLLSENASLPTVKPSSVSVNDGEHPFFGVGLLENYASNTKGTNKVLQSPKATTVSSEQHFVNDRVPEKKTATFPIEQAPGSQPFSIGSGSAALPIPNEESTTIFKETLGPEVTTTGEEHSLSKPTERDSGQTGNPSCLEKSLNSIDEDRRVLSHYFHNLLRYINLNDASLANEADGDLSFFVKHMPEDEKRLSFAAWLDEKVVALKEEFNRDYKLKIVKLEEQFQSAQTFVRNLDSEEALLGIAKEYNIDLLSPSP; from the coding sequence ATGTCTTCAGCTTTTCACAGGTATCGAGACCGCCATGAGTCCTTCTGCCGAGTGTTCAATGTGCAAGGAAAGAGATGTACATGGCCATATAGAGTGATACCTGCGAAGGCCATGGCACAGCTAGGGTTTGAGTACCAGCCCACCTTCATCGGCGAGGCTCTGTGCAGGGATTATGTGTCATGCTGCTATTGCGGATTGAATACCTACAATTTCCACGAGTGTCGAGCCAAGGCATTAACACTTACATTAAGCAAAGTACTCGAAAAACACCTGAAGCTAAGCCCTGGTTGCCTCAACTCTGCTCTCAAGCTCGTGCTGATGCGGTCATATTATAAGGCAAAGCCGATTGATTGGTCTATGGAAGCGCCATTTAGTGACCCACACAGCGAAGACATGATTAGTCTGCGGCAATGGACCTTTAATGAGGGCTGGAGTCATTCCGAACAGCCTGGATTGTCTGCAGAGTCTATGGCAAAAGCTGGGCTTTTGCGCTACGACCTTGGGCTTCCGTCTTCTGAGCTTCAGGAGGACCATAACGATACTACGTATTGCGTGTACTGCAGCAAAATTATCGGATCCTGGGAAGTTGGTGACGATCCAATATGGGAGCATTTTGTGTGCTGTAATGGGGGCAATTGCCACTTTTTCGAAACAATGCCAAATCAACTACTgcttgaaagcttgaaagctaAGCTCATGAATTCAAGCCTTAGTACTGATGTCAATACTCCCCCTTCCTTAGACTATTACGAAATGTTTGGCTCTCTGCTCAAAAGGTTCGAGGAACAAACTACAGTAGAGGAGTCCGTAATCAAGAGAGGCCGCCCTAGGTCCAGTCACATTAACGAGTTACCACACGAACCCCGCAAGCGTGGGAGACCGAAAAAGCAGCGGATAGTTGGAGAAGGAGACCATGAAAATTCAACCGAGGGGGCTCCACAGTCTAcagagaaagaagttgtGGTCAAACGGAAGCGAGGAAGACCTAAGAAAATAATCGATGAATCCTCAGCAGAAATCAAACCAAAACGGCCCAGGGGCCGGCCGAAGAAAGACGCACCAATACCAATAACTCAATCAATTGAGCTCCCGAAGGTTTCTGAAGATTTGCTGTCGCAGGGCGATCCAGAGGGGACAAACATTTTAGAGCCTTTCGCTGATAAAGAGCAGTCAAATCTCTCAGAAAACCTACCGAAAGGATCAAGTTCACTTAACTCAGACTTTGCTCAAAGAGAGATCTCAGCACCACCTTTTGCAGGGAAAGAAAGCAGCACATCACCAAGAAGGCGTATCAAGTTAAGAACCAATTCCAAGACTCCGATGCTTGCCGAAGATGAATTGAATGAGAGCGACACCAACTCTACAAAGAGTATTATCGTCAACTTCAAGTCTCGGTCTCCTCAAAAAGAGGACACAGCTCGAAACCCTATTATTGACGATAGCTTTGATGCGTTTAGTTTCAGTGCACATGGGAATAGCGAGTTCATTATTCCTGAGAACGCGTTCCAGCTGcatctcaacaaaaaaggaTCATCAGCCGAAAAATTCCCCAGCACGCCTGTTAAACAGGCGCTCATCTCCGAAGGAAGTGTTGAAATGAAGAATCCCTCAGGCAGCCATGGCAAGTCGTCTTCAGGCATTTTGGACAAAATTGACATGGACGTCGAAATAAGTGATTCTTCGGATGACAGTCCTGGAAGAAATAGCTCGAAATCAGAGGGCTCGAGCCCTATCCACACCCCTGTACACCGCACCGAAGAAAGCCCGggaaagagctctttcaaaggagGCAAATTCAGCTCAGCTGGACTTCTTAGCGAGAATGCTTCACTGCCAACCGTCAAACCCTCTTCTGTGTCTGTTAATGATGGTGAGCATCCATTTTTCGGAGTAGGACTATTGGAAAATTACGCATCTAATACCAAAGGTACTAATAAGGTACTTCAAAGCCCGAAGGCTACTACTGTGAGCTCAGAGCAGCATTTTGTCAATGATAGAGTGCcagagaagaagactgCAACATTTCCAATCGAACAAGCGCCCGGTTCTCAGCCATTTTCAATCGGTTCAGGATCAGCTGCTTTACCCATTCCCAACGAAGAATCTACTAcaattttcaaagaaacgTTGGGTCCAGAAGTAACCACTACTGGCGAGGAACATTCGCTGTCTAAACCAACGGAGCGGGACTCAGGCCAGACCGGTAATCCTAGTTGTTTGGAGAAGTCTCTCAACTCGATAGATGAGGATAGAAGGGTTCTCAGTCATTATTTTCACAACCTCTTAAGATACATTAATCTTAATGATGCTTCGCTGGCTAATGAGGCCGACGGTGACCTCAGTTTCTTTGTTAAGCATATGCCTGAAGATGAGAAGAGGCTTAGCTTCGCTGCTTGGTTAGACGAGAAAGTTGTGGCGTTAAAGGAAGAGTTCAATAGAGATTACAAGTTAAAAATTGTGAAACTAGAAGAGCAATTTCAGTCAGCCCAAACCTTTGTCAGAAACCTAGACAGCGAGGAGGCCTTGTTGGGAATAGCAAAAGAGTACAATATAGATTTGCTCTCCCCATCCCCATGA
- the TIF5 gene encoding translation initiation factor eIF5 (highly similar to uniprot|P38431 Saccharomyces cerevisiae YPR041W TIF5 eIF5 mediates hydrolysis of eIF2-GTP (SUI2 SUI3 GCD11) at start codons Translation initiation factor eIF-5): protein MSINICRDNNDPFYRYKMPPLQAKVEGRGNGIKTAVLNVADVARALNRPSPYIVKYFGFELGAQTSISVDKDRYLVNGSHEPAKLQDVLDGFINKFVLCGSCKNPETEIVITKNDDLVRDCKACGKRTPMDLRHKLSSFILKNPPESMESNKKRKAATASANIRGGGVSISDIAQGKSQSSAQAKAETEGDSDDDELARQINAAASSLQEIEVNNDDWAVDMSEEAIRARAKELRAANGEDEEISKLEEYGEWILSQDEVPSDVELYKTAVKFELLQEPKIACVLAQALFSEDIVEEVSEHTAFFKKLFISEEFENQFLGGIERFLGLEHKELIPALPKILVQLYNNDIVSEEVIVKFGTKCSKKFVPKDVSKKVRRAAKPFITWLETAESEDEDDDSE, encoded by the coding sequence ATGTCTATCAACATCTGCAGAGACAACAATGATCCGTTTTACCGTTACAAAATGCCCCCTCTACAGGCCAAAGTTGAGGGTAGAGGTAACGGTATCAAGACAGCCGTGTTGAACGTCGCCGACGTCGCGCGTGCCCTCAACAGACCTTCTCCCTACATCGTCAAGTACTTCGGTTTCGAGCTAGGTGCCCAAACTAGTATCTCGGTGGACAAGGATCGTTACCTTGTTAACGGTTCTCATGAACCTGCCAAGCTACAAGATGTACTAGACGGCTTTATTAACAAGTTCGTGCTGTGTGGGAGCTGCAAGAATCCAGAAACAGAAATCGTCATTACAAAGAACGATGACTTGGTAAGGGACTGCAAAGCGTGCGGTAAGAGAACGCCTATGGACCTCAGACACAAGCTATCTTCCTTCATTCTGAAGAACCCCCCAGAGTCCATGGAatccaacaagaagagaaaggcAGCCACTGCCTCCGCCAATATCCGTGGTGGTGGTGTCTCTATCAGTGACATTGCACAAGGTAAATCGCAGTCCTCTGCTCAAGCTAAGGCTGAAACGGAGGGCGACTCAGATGACGACGAGTTGGCTCGTCAGATCAACGCTGCAGCCTCTtcccttcaagaaatagAAGTCAACAACGATGACTGGGCTGTCGACATGTCCGAGGAGGCCATTAGAGCCCGTGCTAAAGAACTACGTGCTGCCAACGgcgaggacgaagaaatATCTAAACTTGAGGAGTATGGTGAGTGGATCCTCAGCCAGGACGAGGTCCCATCGGATGTTGAGTTATACAAAACCGCTGTGAAATTCGAACTTTTGCAGGAGCCCAAGATTGCTTGTGTGCTTGCTCAAGCCCTATTTAGCGAGGACATTGTTGAGGAGGTTTCGGAGCACACTgcgtttttcaagaaactgtttATATCTGAAGAATTCGAAAACCAGTTCTTGGGAGGTATCGAGCGTTTCCTCGGTCTGGAACACAAGGAGTTAATACCTGCTCTGCCAAAGATTTTGGTTCAACTGTACAACAATGACATCGTCTCCGAAGAAGTCATCGTGAAATTTGGCACTAAGTGCTCGAAGAAATTCGTGCCCAAAGACGTGTCCAAGAAGGTTCGTAGAGCCGCCAAGCCTTTCATCACTTGGTTGGAGACGGCTGAGtctgaggacgaagatgatgaCTCTGAATAA
- the EMC2 gene encoding Emc2p (similar to uniprot|P47133 Saccharomyces cerevisiae YJR088C Hypothetical ORF), translating to MEILKDRYLTICSTKYYTAAPAHEVASLWDQLKTYLGAGDPTLSELDYMSLTHMLFDLSIYNGKDVEAETLFKTFRDRFGSSSPYLHVMQATLLQVNKGDREAEEFLTKLLKDALEYETDIIDYLLVSKKLLSIRRKSITKEEYLKQLLGLAEKFPVDGELWYAIAQEYASLGQFEQAAYSLEEVLCIAPFNYVAFAQLSEALYYRALREKKDKDSLLQQSLSNALRSVELSENFVKGWAFVAVTSKELSKAKLLNLSKKKLREIMVGCNDTDKATAKKILENL from the coding sequence ATGGAAATCCTAAAAGACCGTTATCTGACGATTTGTTCAACGAAGTATTATACAGCGGCCCCAGCTCATGAGGTGGCTTCACTATGGGACCAGCTGAAGACGTACCTTGGAGCTGGCGATCCCACCCTGAGCGAACTCGACTACATGTCGCTAACACACATGCTCTTCGATCTTTCCATTTACAACGGGAAAGACGTTGAGGCCGAGacacttttcaagacttttaGAGACCGGTTTGGCTCCAGTTCACCTTATCTGCATGTAATGCAGGCAACACTTCTACAGGTCAACAAGGGTGACCGCGAAGCTGAAGAGTTTCTtacaaagcttttgaaagatgcaCTTGAATACGAAACAGATATTATTGACTACCTGTTGGTGAGCAAGAAACTGCTATCAATAAGGCGCAAGTCTATAACGAAAGAGGAATATCTAAAGCAGCTTTTGGGCCTCGCAGAAAAGTTCCCCGTTGACGGTGAGCTATGGTACGCCATTGCTCAAGAATATGCTTCGCTTGGTCAATTCGAGCAGGCTGCTTATTCCCTGGAGGAGGTCTTGTGCATCGCACCTTTCAACTATGTCGCCTTTGCTCAGCTGAGCGAGGCCCTTTACTACAGGGCTCTGCGAGAGAAAAAGGATAAAGACAGTCTACTCCAGCAGTCATTAAGCAACGCTCTAAGAAGTGTAGAGCTTTCTGAGAATTTCGTTAAGGGGTGGGCGTTTGTGGCTGTGACATCCAAGGAGCTCTCTAAGGcgaagctgctgaatcTATCCAAAAAGAAACTACGAGAGATAATGGTCGGCTGTAACGATACAGACAAGGCCActgcaaaaaaaatactAGAGAATTTATAA
- the TIP41 gene encoding Tip41p (similar to uniprot|Q12199 Saccharomyces cerevisiae YPR040W TIP41 Protein involved in regulation of the TOR pathway) yields the protein MDSKRTRGHGINTIQINQAREIHAQTVRARDPRAQPRPVLHAPAINAPAPNRHICNNPNNPACAHCSAVIIPAPKATLPLEDTPSISIEDWTITTRKKPILNSKELDEWDRTLGGLTMPEMIFGNSFVKIENKKHDWCLEFNALDALKAVKVEDSGIRVSYANKWIKSKQAQQKSSELAESSLQIGQHYDWTYTTKYKGTIKSGTHNFTQDNSTALPLDKLSRPDPILFYDDMILFEDELADNGISVVNVKIRVMNERALLLSRFFLRVDGVLFRVYDTRVYVEFDENRVLREYKEHEADYKYVLSKNSGRHSRDPKAILRDSNWVAQQLPLVKRECEVLQF from the coding sequence ATGGACAGCAAGAGGACCCGCGGACATGGAATAAACACTATTCAGATCAACCAGGCACGAGAGATTCATGCTCAGACGGTGCGTGCAAGGGACCCGAGAGCCCAGCCGCGTCCAGTGCTCCACGCTCCTGCTATAAACGCTCCTGCACCAAATCGTCACATATGCAACAATCCCAACAATCCTGCTTGTGCACACTGTTCCGCAGTTATAATACCCGCGCCTAAAGCCACCCTGCCTCTGGAAGACACACCCTCCATTTCCATAGAGGACTGGACAATAACAACAAGGAAGAAGCCCATTCTTAAttccaaagagcttgaCGAATGGGATCGCACCTTGGGCGGGCTCACGATGCCAGAGATGATATTTGGGAACAGTTTCGTAAagattgaaaacaaaaaacatGATTGGTGTTTGGAGTTCAACGCTTTGGACGCTCTCAAGGCCGTCAAGGTGGAGGACTCAGGGATTCGCGTGTCATATGCTAACAAATGGATAAAATCAAAGCAGGCGCAGCAGAAATCTTCCGAACTGGCTGAATCTTCGTTGCAAATCGGTCAGCACTACGATTGGACCTACACCACTAAATATAAAGGTACAATCAAAAGCGGCACTCATAATTTCACACAAGACAACTCTACCGCTCTACCACTAGACAAGCTCTCACGCCCTGACCCCATTCTTTTTTATGATGACATGATTCTATTTGAGGACGAGCTAGCTGACAACGGTATAAGCGTCGTCAACGTCAAGATACGCGTCATGAACGAGCGCGCCTTGCTTTTGAGTCGCTTCTTTCTGAGGGTTGATGGTGTTCTTTTCAGAGTTTATGACACTAGAGTGTACGTTGAATTCGATGAAAACCGCGTTCTTCGGGAGTACAAGGAACATGAGGCAGACTACAAATATGTActttccaaaaacagcGGAAGGCATAGCCGCGATCCCAAGGCTATTTTAAGGGATAGCAACTGGGTAGCACAGCAGCTGCCACTGGTTAAGAGAGAATGCGAAGTATTACAGTTCTGA
- the ERV2 gene encoding flavin-linked sulfhydryl oxidase (similar to uniprot|Q12284 Saccharomyces cerevisiae YPR037C ERV2 Flavin-linked sulfhydryl oxidase localized to the endoplasmic reticulum lumen involved in disulfide bond formation within the ER): protein MIHRQRLVSILAAVSLLSLWFFFSSNKLSYSTPNDPVVDLDTNTNTEHTDPQGQNKQAKLKFQSIMPSMPDQKAKQELGRASWKYFHTVLSRFPDEPTQEERDKLAQFLQLYAELYPCGECSYHFVEMLKKWPPQTSSRTAAALWGCLMHNKVNVFLKKDEYDCSKILEDYDCGCGGEDGKINDQLKMNKVSLQKEGKQGG, encoded by the coding sequence ATGATTCATCGGCAAAGACTAGTAAGCATTTTAGCAgctgtttctcttttgtcCCTatggttcttcttctcctcaaACAAGCTATCCTACTCCACCCCCAATGATCCAGTAGTAGACTTGGATACGAACACAAACACAGAACACACAGATCCTCAAGGGCAGAATAAGCAAGCTAAGCTCAAGTTCCAGTCAATCATGCCATCAATGCCGGATCAGAAAGCTAAGCAGGAACTTGGTAGAGCGTCCTGGAAATACTTTCACACTGTACTTTCAAGGTTTCCCGATGAGCCTACGCAGGAGGAGCGCGACAAGCTGGCTCAGTTCTTGCAGTTGTACGCAGAGCTCTACCCGTGCGGAGAGTGCTCATACCACTTTGTTGAGatgctcaagaaatggcCGCCACAAACATCGAGTAGAACAGCTGCCGCCTTATGGGGGTGCCTCATGCACAACAAAGTGAACGTATTTTTAAAAAAGGACGAGTACGATTGTTCCAAAATCCTCGAGGACTACGACTGTGGATGCGGTGGTGAAGACGGCAAGATCAACGACCAGCTCAAGATGAATAAGGTGTCATTACAGAAGGAGGGCAAACAAGGCGGGTAA
- the STE18 gene encoding Ste18p (similar to uniprot|P18852 Saccharomyces cerevisiae YJR086W STE18 G protein gamma subunit forms a dimer with Ste4p to activate the mating signaling pathway forms a heterotrimer with Gpa1p and Ste4p to dampen signaling C-terminus is palmitoylated and farnesylated which are required for normal signaling): protein MGEQDLPLKIQYLKLKRINELNKKLKEELVRERITASNACLSIIDYATSHEDYALPEIWGYPAPGSNPHRANAQKIHKSARTGSSSDNGCCVIV from the coding sequence ATGGGTGAGCAAGATCTTCCGCTCAAGATCCAATACCTGAAGCTCAAGCGCATTAATGAGCTGAACAAAAAACTgaaggaagagcttgtGAGGGAGAGGATTACTGCATCGAACGCCTGTTTGTCGATTATAGATTATGCTACGTCCCATGAGGACTATGCGCTGCCTGAGATTTGGGGGTATCCCGCGCCAGGCTCGAACCCGCACAGGGCCAACGCTCAGAAAATACATAAAAGTGCCCGCACAGGGTCTTCCAGCGACAACGGCTGCTGTGTAATCGTGTAA